From one Lolium rigidum isolate FL_2022 chromosome 4, APGP_CSIRO_Lrig_0.1, whole genome shotgun sequence genomic stretch:
- the LOC124706807 gene encoding pathogenesis-related protein 1-like, which produces MPYSPKQLAAVLLLALASVMIVTAQDTVQEILDAHNMVRANVGVPPVVWDVTVATYADAFATKRIADCLPEFSPVGHPYGENVFVGTGSEWNMLDAVNWWVAQKQYYDHATNTCSAPSGQSCDAYKQVVWRDTKAIGCQGVTCDGNAGVYIICDYSPPGNVVGQTPY; this is translated from the coding sequence ATGCCGTACTCACCGAAGCAGCTAGCTGCAGTGCTGCTCTTAGCTCTCGCATCCGTCATGATTGTCACCGCCCAGGACACGGTGCAGGAAATCCTGGACGCCCACAACATGGTGCGCGCCAACGTCGGCGTGCCACCGGTGGTGTGGGATGTTACAGTGGCAACGTACGCGGATGCGTTCGCGACGAAACGCATCGCCGACTGCCTTCCTGAATTTTCTCCAGTGGGCCACCCATACGGAGAGAACGTCTTCGTGGGCACCGGTTCCGAATGGAATATGTTGGATGCCGTGAATTGGTGGGTGGCGCAGAAGCAGTACTACGACCACGCCACAAACACCTGCTCCGCGCCTTCCGGTCAGTCGTGTGATGCATACAAACAGGTGGTGTGGAGGGACACAAAGGCCATAGGCTGCCAAGGTGTCACATGTGATGGCAACGCTGGCGTGTATATCATATGCGACTACAGCCCGCCGGGTAACGTGGTGGGGCAGACTCCATATTAG
- the LOC124705808 gene encoding pathogenesis-related protein PRB1-3-like, producing MKYSPKQLVAVLLLALASAMIVTAQNTVQDMLDAHNTVRASVGVPPVVWDETVATYADAFAEKRRADCLYEFSPLGRPYGENVFVGTGSEWNYVDALNWWVAEKQYYDHATNTCSAPSGQSCDAYKQVVWRDTTAIGCQGLVCDGNAGVYVICDYSPPGNVVGQTPY from the coding sequence atgaagtactcACCGAAGCAGCTAGTTGCAGTGCTGCTCTTAGCTCTCGCGTCCGCCATGATCGTCACCGCCCAGAACACAGTGCAGGATATGCTGGACGCCCACAACACGGTCCGCGCCAGCGTCGGCGTGCCACCAGTGGTGTGGGATGAAACGGTGGCGACATACGCGGATGCGTTCGCGGAGAAACGCCGCGCCGACTGCCTTTATGAATTCTCTCCATTGGGACGCCCATACGGAGAGAACGTCTTCGTGGGCACTGGTTCCGAATGGAATTATGTGGACGCCCTGAACTGGTGGGTTGCGGAGAAGCAGTACTACGACCACGCCACCAACACCTGCTCTGCGCCTTCCGGTCAGTCGTGCGATGCATACAAGCAGGTGGTGTGGAGGGACACAACAGCCATAGGCTGCCAAGGGCTCGTCTGCGATGGCAACGCTGGCGTGTATGTCATATGCGACTACAGCCCGCCGGGCAACGTGGTGGGGCAGACTCCATATTAG